Sequence from the Nocardiopsis sp. YSL2 genome:
TTGTCGATGAGCCGGTTCAACCGGTCCGTGGACTCCTCCACCGTCTCCAGGAGCGCCTCGCGGTCCTCGGGGTCGAGTTCGATGTCGGTGGCGCGCAGGGTCGACAGGCTCGCCTTGATCGAGGTCAGCGGCGAGCGCAGGTCGTGCGAGACGGCCGCCAGCAGGGCGGTGCGGATGCGGTTGCCCGCCGCCTGGCCGCGCGCCTCGGCGGCGTCCCACTCCAGCCGCTGGTGCTCCAGGGCGATGCCGATGTGCGCGGCGAAGGCCCGCAGGACCCCGCGGTCGGCGGCGGGCAGCACCCGCCCCCGCAGCGCCAGGGTGAGGGTGTCGGAGATCGACACCTGCACGTCGGCCTCGTCCGGGGTCTCGCACGCGGGAGCGCCGACGCTGTGGACCACCCGCCACCGGCCCTCGTCCAGTTGCTCCAGGAGGGTCGCCGACCGCTGTGCGAAGGTCTTGCGGATGCGCCGGAGCAGCGCCTGGAGGGGTTCGCTGCCCGAGAGCACGCTCCCCGCCAGCAGTGTCACCGCCTTGGCCTCGGCCCTGCCGCGCGCGGCCTGGGCCGACCGTCGCGCCGCCATCTCCACGACCACGGCGACCAGCGTCCCCACCAGCGCGAACGCGGTCAGGGCGAGCATGTTGTCCAGCGACACCGGTGGTCGTCCGTGCAGAGGTGAGAGCACGAACGTGAGCAGGAGCGCGCTCAGCACGGCGGAGGACAGCGCGGGCCACAGGCCCCCGACGGCGGCGGTCGAGACGGTGATGAGCAGCAGGAGCAGGGCGTCCGAGGCCGCGCCCACCCCTCGCAGCGGCGGCACCGTCAGGACCAGGGACAACAGGAACGGGGCCACCACCGCCAACGCCCAGCCCACCACCCTGCGGTGCGGTCCCAGGCCGCGGCCCGGCGGCGGAAGCGGCCAGCGCCCGGTTCCGACCTGCTCGTGGGTGACGATGTGCACGTCGATGTCGCCGGACTCGCGCGCCACGATGGTGCCGACCCCCGGACCGAACACGTACTGCCACGCGCTGCGGCGCGAGGATCCCAGGACGATCTGGGTGGCGTGCACGCCGCGGGCGAACTCCAGCAGGCCGGTGGGGACGTCGTTGCCGACCACCTGGTGGTAGGTGCCGCCGAGTTCGGCGAGCAGTCGGCGCTGGCGGAGGAGGTCGTCGGTGGGCGACTGGGCGATGCCGTCGGGCGGCACCACGTGCACCGCCATGAGGTGGCTGGGCTGGGGGTGCCCGCCGCGCGAGCGGGCGGCGACCCGGGCGGCCCGCAGGATGAGGGTCTCCCCCTCGGGGCCTCCGGTCAGCGCGACGACGACGCGTTCGCGCGCCTCCCAGGTGCTGCGGATCTTGTGCTCGCCGCGGTACCGGGCCAGCCCTTCCTCGACCCGGTCGGCGGTCCACAGCAGGGCCAGCTCGCGCAGGGCCGCCAGGTTGCCCTCGCGGTAGAAGTCGGACAGGGCCGCGTCCACGCGCTCCGCCGGGTGGATGTCGCCGTGCGCCATCCGGCGGCGGAGCTCCTGCGGTGTCAGATCGACGAGTTCGATCTCCGTGGCCGCGCGCACCACCCGGTCGGGGACCGAGCGCACGGGGGGAGCGCCGGTGATCTGCTTGACGACGTCGTTGAGGGACTCCAGTTGGTGGATGCCCACGGTGGACACCACGTTGACCCCGGCCGCCAGGAGTTCCTGCACGTCCTGCCAGCGGGCGGGGTTGGGCGAGCCGGGGGCGTTGGCGTGCGCCAGGTCGTCCACGATCGCCAGGGCGGGGGCACGGGCGATGACGGCGCCGGTGTCGACGGCGCCTGAGGCCAGGGTCGGGATCGCCTCCAGGCCCTGGAGCAGGGCTTCGGTGCCGGGACGGCGGTGCGTGTGGGCGACGGCGACCACGGTGTCGGTGCCGCTGGACGACCGGCGGTGCGCCTCGGCCAGCGCGCTGTGGGTGGTGCCGACCCCGGGAGCCGATCCCAGGTAGATACGGAGCTTGCCTCGTGCCACGGATCCATTGTCGGTCCTCCGGGGAGCGGCCGGGCCGGGAGAGGGGCCGCGGTCACTCCTGGGGGCCGGGGATGAGCTTGCCCGGGTTCAGGACGCCGCGCGGGTCGAGCGCGCTCTTGGCGGCGCGCAGGACGTCGGCGCCCAGCGCACCGATCTCCTCGGCCATCCACGGCCGGTGGTCGGTCCCCACGGCGTGGTGGTGGGTGATCGTCCCGCCGTGGGCGACGATCGCGTCCGAGGCGGCGCGCTTGGCCCGCTCCCAGCGGTCCAGGGGCGCCGCGCCCGCCGCGGTCGCCACCGTGAAGTACAGCGAGGCGCCGGTGGAGTAGGTGTGCGACACGTGGCACATGACCACGGCTCCTCCCTCGTCGCCCTCCAGCGCGGAGGTGAGCGCGTCGGACACGGCCGCGTGGAGCGGCAGCAGGTCGGTCCAGCTCGCCGCGGTCTCCAGGGTCTCGGCGAGGATGCCCGCCGAGAGCAGGGTGTCGCGCAGGTACGGGGCGGAGAAGCGGTTCTCCCGCCAGTGCGCCACCGGCTCCGGACCGAGCCGGGTGCCGCCCGCGGCCGCCAGGACGGCGCCGACGGCCGCGGCGCGCGCGGCCACCTCCGCCTCCGTGCCCTCGAAGCCGACGACGGCCTGGCAGCCGGGTGTGGCCTCGCGGCCGGCCAGGGCGGCTCCCACGAAGGTCTCCGACTCGTCCAGCACCCGCGCCATGGTGGGGCGGGTGTCCGACTGCGCCAGGGCGCGCAGGGCGGTGGCCCCGGTGGGGAAGTCGGGGAAGGACCAGGCCTCGTCCAGGACCGTCTCCGGCCTGCGCCGCACGCGCACGCCCACTTCGGTGATGACGCCCAGGGTGCCCTCCGAGCCCAGCAGCAGGTGCCGCAGGTCCGGGCCGGCGGCCGACGCCGGAGGACCGCCCGCGGCCAGGGTGCCGCGCGGAGTCGCCGCGCGCAGGGACACCACCATGTCCTCGAAGCGGCCGTACCCGGAGGAGGCCTGGCCGCTGGACCGGGTGGCGGCGTACCCGCCGATGGTCGCGTACTCGTAGCTCTGCGGCATGTGCCCGAGGGTGCAGCCGTGCTCGGCCAGTACGGCCTCGGCGCGCGGGGTGCGCACACCCGCGCCCAGGACGGCGGTCATCGAGACGGGGTCGAAGGAGACCAGCCGGTCCAGGCGCCGCAGGTCCAGGGCGACCACGGCGTCGAAGCCGCCGCGCAGCGGGGTCAGCCCGCCCACCACGCTGGTGCCGCCGCCGAAGGGGACCACGGCCACCCCCTCGTCCGAGCACACCTCCAGCAGGCGCAGGACCTCGTCGTGGTCGGCCGGGTAGAGCACCGCGTCCGGAGCGGGGTCCGCCGACCCGGCGCGGCGCAGCAGGAGGTCGGGGGTGCTCTTGCCGCCGCAGTGGCGCAGGCGGGTGGCGTCGTCGTCGGCCAGGTGGGCCTCGCCCGTCACCGCGGCCAGCCGGGCGCGCACACGCGGGTCCAGGCGTGGCGCGGGCAGGCGGACCTCGCCCTCGGGGACCGGTGGCATGTCCTGGGGGCGGGCGCGCAGGACCTGGGCGATGAGGTCGCGCAGGCCCGGGTCCAGGGAGCGTGCCCGGGCGGGGTCGCCCCAGCCGAACCAGCTCATCTCCGGGGCGCCGACCGTGCGGCGGGGGGTGTT
This genomic interval carries:
- a CDS encoding ATP-binding protein produces the protein MARGKLRIYLGSAPGVGTTHSALAEAHRRSSSGTDTVVAVAHTHRRPGTEALLQGLEAIPTLASGAVDTGAVIARAPALAIVDDLAHANAPGSPNPARWQDVQELLAAGVNVVSTVGIHQLESLNDVVKQITGAPPVRSVPDRVVRAATEIELVDLTPQELRRRMAHGDIHPAERVDAALSDFYREGNLAALRELALLWTADRVEEGLARYRGEHKIRSTWEARERVVVALTGGPEGETLILRAARVAARSRGGHPQPSHLMAVHVVPPDGIAQSPTDDLLRQRRLLAELGGTYHQVVGNDVPTGLLEFARGVHATQIVLGSSRRSAWQYVFGPGVGTIVARESGDIDVHIVTHEQVGTGRWPLPPPGRGLGPHRRVVGWALAVVAPFLLSLVLTVPPLRGVGAASDALLLLLITVSTAAVGGLWPALSSAVLSALLLTFVLSPLHGRPPVSLDNMLALTAFALVGTLVAVVVEMAARRSAQAARGRAEAKAVTLLAGSVLSGSEPLQALLRRIRKTFAQRSATLLEQLDEGRWRVVHSVGAPACETPDEADVQVSISDTLTLALRGRVLPAADRGVLRAFAAHIGIALEHQRLEWDAAEARGQAAGNRIRTALLAAVSHDLRSPLTSIKASLSTLRATDIELDPEDREALLETVEESTDRLNRLIDNLLDMSRVHTDNVRPRLRAVGLEEVVPVTLLGLPHGSVTVDVPDSLPRVRADAGLLERSIANVVTNAVRHNPDPSSPVLVAASAHGENVQLRVADRGPGVSDEGKHRMFEAFQRLGDAPQGTGVGLGLAVARGFVEAMHGTLTPEDTPGGGLTMVFTLKAADPNEAGEERSDAGPGR
- a CDS encoding FAD-binding oxidoreductase, which translates into the protein MAHDDTNTPRRTVGAPEMSWFGWGDPARARSLDPGLRDLIAQVLRARPQDMPPVPEGEVRLPAPRLDPRVRARLAAVTGEAHLADDDATRLRHCGGKSTPDLLLRRAGSADPAPDAVLYPADHDEVLRLLEVCSDEGVAVVPFGGGTSVVGGLTPLRGGFDAVVALDLRRLDRLVSFDPVSMTAVLGAGVRTPRAEAVLAEHGCTLGHMPQSYEYATIGGYAATRSSGQASSGYGRFEDMVVSLRAATPRGTLAAGGPPASAAGPDLRHLLLGSEGTLGVITEVGVRVRRRPETVLDEAWSFPDFPTGATALRALAQSDTRPTMARVLDESETFVGAALAGREATPGCQAVVGFEGTEAEVAARAAAVGAVLAAAGGTRLGPEPVAHWRENRFSAPYLRDTLLSAGILAETLETAASWTDLLPLHAAVSDALTSALEGDEGGAVVMCHVSHTYSTGASLYFTVATAAGAAPLDRWERAKRAASDAIVAHGGTITHHHAVGTDHRPWMAEEIGALGADVLRAAKSALDPRGVLNPGKLIPGPQE